A genomic segment from Branchiostoma floridae strain S238N-H82 chromosome 7, Bfl_VNyyK, whole genome shotgun sequence encodes:
- the LOC118419134 gene encoding calnexin-like isoform X1 — protein MPGKGSDKMLLRLSLVVLLLLQLGWSAHAQDEETVEVEEGTEEAEQEEVKPLYTPPTATGETFFTDHFISEESFKQKWVLSEAKKEGVAEDIAKYDGKWAVEEPEEQAMSGDLGLVLKSRAKHHAVAAKLDKPFKFDGKPLVVQYEVRFQKGMECGGAYIKLLSDVPGLDLKNFQDKTGYTIMFGPDKCGVETKLHFIFRHKNPNNGSYEEKHAKKPTMDLINAFTDKQTHLFTLIVNPDNSFEVFVDQTLVNSGNLLHDVSPPVNPPQEIEDPDDSKPEDWDEREKIPDPDATKPEDWNEDAPRKIVDPDATKPDGWLDDEEEFVPDPNAVKPEDWDDEMDGEWEAPQIENPRCEAAPGCGEWSPPMIDNPEYKGKWKAPMIANPNYKGIWKPRTIPNPDYFEDLSPYAMTPIAAVGLELWAMTEDVLFDNFIITNEKTVADEWAKASWKLKSHEEAREKAAKSFIESIVFAAYERPWLWVVYIMVVIIPVILFIHFCCPATLPKKKSAHPKKTDAITPDDMRPKKKKADLNAKPAEVGQGDAMAEEDQEKDGAEADAAEGDAGEEEEVPEAEEKEEEEAPEEDQEERKPSKADLEATEQPEALAEEGSPRTSARKRRVRKD, from the exons GAGACAGTTGAGGTTGAAGAAGGAACAGAAGAAGCAGAACAAGAAGAAGTGAAGCCCCTGTACACCCCGCCCACCGCTACTGGAGAAACGTTCTTCACTGACCATTTTATCAGCGAAGAATCCTTCAAACAAAA ATGGGTCCTGTCTGAAGCTAAGAAGGAAGGTGTGGCTGAGGATATTGCCAAGTATGATGGGAAGTGGGCAGTGGAGGAACCAGAGGAACAGGCCATGAGTGGGGACCTCGGACTGGTGCTGAAG TCCCGTGCCAAGCATCATGCCGTTGCTGCCAAACTAGACAAGCCGTTCAAGTTTGATGGCAAGCCTTTAGTAGTGCA ATATGAGGTACGTTTCCAGAAAGGCATGGAGTGTGGAGGGGCTTATATCAAGCTGCTGTCAGATGTGCCTGGTCTGGACTTG AAAAACTTCCAGGACAAGACGGGTTATACCATCATGTTTGGGCCTGACAAGTGTGGAGTTGAGACAAAG CTACACTTCATCTTCAGGCACAAGAACCCCAACAATGGTTCATACGAGGAGAAACATGCCAAGAAACCCACCATGGACCTGATCAATGCcttcacagacaaacagactcATCTCTTCACGCTGA TTGTGAACCCAGACAACAGTTTTGAGGTGTTTGTGGACCAGACTCTGGTGAACTCTGGAAATCTGCTACATGATGTCAG TCCTCCAGTGAATCCACCACAGGAGATTGAGGACCCTGATGACAGTAAACCAGAGGACTGGGACGAGAGAGAAAA GATCCCAGACCCTGATGCCACCAAGCCTGAAGACTG GAATGAGGATGCACCAAGGAAGATTGTGGACCCAGATGCTACCAAGCCTGATGGTTGGCTGGATGATGAGGAAGAGTTTGTTCCTGATCCCAATGCTGTCAAACCAGAAGACTG GGATGATGAAATGGACGGTGAATGGGAGGCTCCTCAGATAG AGAATCCCAGGTGTGAGGCAGCCCCTGGGTGTGGGGAGTGGTCCCCTCCCATGATTGACAACCCAGAGTACAAGGGGAAGTGGAAGGCACCCATGATTGCCAACCCCAACTACAAG GGTATCTGGAAGCCCAGGACGATTCCCAACCCTGACTACTTTGAGGACCTCAGCCCCTATGCAATGACTCCTATT GCTGCAGTAGGCCTGGAACTGTGGGCGATGACAGAGGACGTTCTGTTTGACAACTTCATCATCACCAATGAGAAGACCGTAGCTGACGAGTGGGCAAAGGCCAGCTGGAAGCTCAAGAGCCATGAAGAAGCCAGGGAGAAGGCTGCA AAGTCGTTCATCGAGTCTATAGTGTTTGCTGCGTACGAGCGCCCGTGGCTGTGGGTGGTGTACATCATGGTGGTCATCATCCCTGTCATCCTGTTCATCCACTTCTGCTGCCCAGCCACG TTACCCAAGAAGAAGTCTGCTCACCCAAAGAAGACAGACGCCATCACTCCAGACGACATGCGtcccaagaagaagaaggctgACCTGAACGCTAAGCCAGCCGAGGTGGGGCAAGGAGATGCTATG GCTGAAGAGGACCAAGAGAAGGATGGAGCTGAAGCAGATGCTGCTGAGGGTGATgctggggaggaggaggaggtacCGGAGGctgaggagaaggaggaggaggaagcaCCTGAGGAGGACCAGGAGGAGAGGAAACCAAGCAAAGCTGACCTAGAAGCCACAGAACAG CCTGAGGCTCTAGCGGAGGAAGGGTCCCCAAG AACATCTGCCAGGAAGCGTAGGGTCAGGAAAGACTGA
- the LOC118419134 gene encoding calnexin-like isoform X2 has translation MLLRLSLVVLLLLQLGWSAHAQDEETVEVEEGTEEAEQEEVKPLYTPPTATGETFFTDHFISEESFKQKWVLSEAKKEGVAEDIAKYDGKWAVEEPEEQAMSGDLGLVLKSRAKHHAVAAKLDKPFKFDGKPLVVQYEVRFQKGMECGGAYIKLLSDVPGLDLKNFQDKTGYTIMFGPDKCGVETKLHFIFRHKNPNNGSYEEKHAKKPTMDLINAFTDKQTHLFTLIVNPDNSFEVFVDQTLVNSGNLLHDVSPPVNPPQEIEDPDDSKPEDWDEREKIPDPDATKPEDWNEDAPRKIVDPDATKPDGWLDDEEEFVPDPNAVKPEDWDDEMDGEWEAPQIENPRCEAAPGCGEWSPPMIDNPEYKGKWKAPMIANPNYKGIWKPRTIPNPDYFEDLSPYAMTPIAAVGLELWAMTEDVLFDNFIITNEKTVADEWAKASWKLKSHEEAREKAAKSFIESIVFAAYERPWLWVVYIMVVIIPVILFIHFCCPATLPKKKSAHPKKTDAITPDDMRPKKKKADLNAKPAEVGQGDAMAEEDQEKDGAEADAAEGDAGEEEEVPEAEEKEEEEAPEEDQEERKPSKADLEATEQPEALAEEGSPRTSARKRRVRKD, from the exons GAGACAGTTGAGGTTGAAGAAGGAACAGAAGAAGCAGAACAAGAAGAAGTGAAGCCCCTGTACACCCCGCCCACCGCTACTGGAGAAACGTTCTTCACTGACCATTTTATCAGCGAAGAATCCTTCAAACAAAA ATGGGTCCTGTCTGAAGCTAAGAAGGAAGGTGTGGCTGAGGATATTGCCAAGTATGATGGGAAGTGGGCAGTGGAGGAACCAGAGGAACAGGCCATGAGTGGGGACCTCGGACTGGTGCTGAAG TCCCGTGCCAAGCATCATGCCGTTGCTGCCAAACTAGACAAGCCGTTCAAGTTTGATGGCAAGCCTTTAGTAGTGCA ATATGAGGTACGTTTCCAGAAAGGCATGGAGTGTGGAGGGGCTTATATCAAGCTGCTGTCAGATGTGCCTGGTCTGGACTTG AAAAACTTCCAGGACAAGACGGGTTATACCATCATGTTTGGGCCTGACAAGTGTGGAGTTGAGACAAAG CTACACTTCATCTTCAGGCACAAGAACCCCAACAATGGTTCATACGAGGAGAAACATGCCAAGAAACCCACCATGGACCTGATCAATGCcttcacagacaaacagactcATCTCTTCACGCTGA TTGTGAACCCAGACAACAGTTTTGAGGTGTTTGTGGACCAGACTCTGGTGAACTCTGGAAATCTGCTACATGATGTCAG TCCTCCAGTGAATCCACCACAGGAGATTGAGGACCCTGATGACAGTAAACCAGAGGACTGGGACGAGAGAGAAAA GATCCCAGACCCTGATGCCACCAAGCCTGAAGACTG GAATGAGGATGCACCAAGGAAGATTGTGGACCCAGATGCTACCAAGCCTGATGGTTGGCTGGATGATGAGGAAGAGTTTGTTCCTGATCCCAATGCTGTCAAACCAGAAGACTG GGATGATGAAATGGACGGTGAATGGGAGGCTCCTCAGATAG AGAATCCCAGGTGTGAGGCAGCCCCTGGGTGTGGGGAGTGGTCCCCTCCCATGATTGACAACCCAGAGTACAAGGGGAAGTGGAAGGCACCCATGATTGCCAACCCCAACTACAAG GGTATCTGGAAGCCCAGGACGATTCCCAACCCTGACTACTTTGAGGACCTCAGCCCCTATGCAATGACTCCTATT GCTGCAGTAGGCCTGGAACTGTGGGCGATGACAGAGGACGTTCTGTTTGACAACTTCATCATCACCAATGAGAAGACCGTAGCTGACGAGTGGGCAAAGGCCAGCTGGAAGCTCAAGAGCCATGAAGAAGCCAGGGAGAAGGCTGCA AAGTCGTTCATCGAGTCTATAGTGTTTGCTGCGTACGAGCGCCCGTGGCTGTGGGTGGTGTACATCATGGTGGTCATCATCCCTGTCATCCTGTTCATCCACTTCTGCTGCCCAGCCACG TTACCCAAGAAGAAGTCTGCTCACCCAAAGAAGACAGACGCCATCACTCCAGACGACATGCGtcccaagaagaagaaggctgACCTGAACGCTAAGCCAGCCGAGGTGGGGCAAGGAGATGCTATG GCTGAAGAGGACCAAGAGAAGGATGGAGCTGAAGCAGATGCTGCTGAGGGTGATgctggggaggaggaggaggtacCGGAGGctgaggagaaggaggaggaggaagcaCCTGAGGAGGACCAGGAGGAGAGGAAACCAAGCAAAGCTGACCTAGAAGCCACAGAACAG CCTGAGGCTCTAGCGGAGGAAGGGTCCCCAAG AACATCTGCCAGGAAGCGTAGGGTCAGGAAAGACTGA